Proteins co-encoded in one Arachis hypogaea cultivar Tifrunner chromosome 11, arahy.Tifrunner.gnm2.J5K5, whole genome shotgun sequence genomic window:
- the LOC112722361 gene encoding serine/threonine-protein kinase 52, producing MKEGSEGFVRADQIDLKSIDEQLERHLNKVITMDKKKNLDDDLHHHHNLLPQLHTTTSASSSPKFKSPVSSPFKKQRQDWEIDPSKLIIKSVIARGTFGTVHRALYDSQDVAVKLLDWGEEGQRTEAEVNSLRSAFIQEVAVWHKLDHPNVTKFIGATMGSSELQIQTENGVISMPSNICCVVVEYLPGGTLKSYLIKNRRRKLAFKVVIQLALDLARGLSYLHSQKIVHRDVKTENMLLDKTRTVKIADFGVARVEASNPNDMTGETGTLGYMAPEVLNGNPYNRKCDVYSFGICLWEIYCCDMPYPDLSFSEITSAVVRQNLRPEIPRCCPSSLANVMKKCWDASPDKRPEMDEVVSMLEAIDTSKGGGMIPVDQQQGCLCFRKYRGP from the exons atgaaagaggGTAGTGAGGGGTTCGTGAGAGCCGATCAGATTGATCTGAAGAGCATAGATGAGCAGCTCGAGAGGCATCTCAACAAGGTCATCACCATGGACAAGAAGAAGAACCTCGACGACGACCTTCACCACCATCACAACCTTCTTCCTCAGCTTCACACAACCACAAGCGCTTCTTCTTCTCCCAAATTCAAGAGCCCCGTTAGTAGTCCTTTCAAGAAGCAGAGGCAGGATTGGGAGATTGACCCTTCCAAGCTCATCATTAAGTCCGTTATAGCGCGTGGCACTTTCGGCACTGTTCACCGTGCTCTCTATGATTCTCAAGATGTTGCtg TCAAATTGCTGGATTGGGGCGAAGAAGGGCAAAGGACGGAAGCCGAAGTTAATTCTTTGAGGTCAGCCTTTATACAGGAAGTTGCTGTATGGCACAAACTTGACCATCCCAATGTCACAAAG tttatagGTGCAACTATGGGGTCTTCAGAACTACAGATACAAACCGAGAACGGTGTAATTAGCATGCCGAGCAATATCTGTTGTGTTGTTGTTGAGTATCTTCCAGGAGGAACACTTAAATCTTACTTAATAAAGAACAGGAGGAGGAAACTAGCCTTTAAGGTTGTCATCCAGCTGGCACTTGATCTTGCAAGAGG GCTGAGTTACCTTCACTCGCAGAAGATTGTCCATAGAGATGTAAAGACAGAGAACATGCTATTGGATAAGACACGTACAGTTAAAATTGCCGATTTTGGGGTTGCACGAGTGGAGGCATCAAATCCTAATGATATGACTGGGGAGACTGGCACTCTTGGTTACATGGCTCCAGAG GTTTTAAATGGCAACCCCTATAACAGGAAGTGTGATGTGTACAGTTTTGGAATCTGCTTGTGGGAGATTTATTGTTGTGACATGCCATATCCTGACCTAAGTTTCTCAGAAATTACTTCAGCCGTCGTTCGCCAG AATCTGAGACCAGAAATACCAAGATGTTGCCCAAGCTCTCTAGCAAATGTGATGAAGAAATGCTGGGATGCGAGTCCCGATAAGCGGCCAGAGATGGACGAGGTGGTCTCGATGTTGGAGGCCATTGACACATCCAAAGGCGGAGGCATGATTCCCGTTGATCAGCAACAGGGTTGTCTTTGCTTCCGCAAGTACAGAGGTCCTTGA
- the LOC112722363 gene encoding bidirectional sugar transporter SWEET5-like: MADLNLARLIIGIIGNVISFCLFMSPMPTFVQICKAKSVQDFKPDPYVVTVLNCAMWSFYGMPFVTKNNVLVLTINGFGFFLELFYTGIFLAFSPWGKRRKILLALLAEAIFVALVVFFVLYFVESLKERALIVGLICIFFNILMYFSPLTVIRQVIKDKSVKYMPFCLSLANFCNVVWTVYACLKWDLFILIPNALGALSGLVQLILYAVFYRSTNWDQESAIEV; encoded by the exons ATGGCTGACCTTAATCTAGCAAGACTAATTATCGGAATAATTG GAAATGTCATCTCTTTTTGTTTATTCATGTCACCAAT GCCTACATTTGTGCAAATATGCAAAGCAAAATCAGTGCAAGATTTCAAGCCAGATCCTTATGTAGTGACAGTACTGAATTGTGCAATGTGGTCATTCTATGGAATGCCATTCGTGACCAAAAATAACGTTCTTGTTCTCACAATCAAtggctttggcttcttccttgagctcttctacactggcatcttccttgcattcTCACCTTGGGGTAAAAGG AGGAAGATTCTGCTAGCCCTTTTAGCCGAGGCCATCTTCGTTGCTTTGGTGGTATTTTTTGTGTTGTATTTCGTTGAATCCTTGAAGGAAAGAGCCTTAATTGTTGGACTCATATGCATTTTCTTCAACATCCTTATGTACTTTTCACCCTTGACCGTCATA CGTCAAGTaatcaaagacaaaagtgtgAAGTACATGCCTTTCTGCCTTTCCCTTGCTAACTTCTGCAACGTCGTCTGGACGGTATATGCATGTCTTAAATGGGATCTTTTCATTCTG ATTCCAAATGCCTTAGGAGCACTTTCAGGATTGGTGCAACTTATTCTCTATGCTGTTTTCTACCGATCAACCAACTGGGACCAAGAAAGCGCAATCGAAGTATAG
- the LOC112722362 gene encoding U-box domain-containing protein 19 — MNHNNNNNLSHQRDRRVLSLPAVHPCEGISPATLISSLVTLSQNICNYQHSFFATQRRNAREAIRQVSIILFFLLEIQERSLPIPQSTVLSLSELHFTFQKIHFLLQDCVLEGARLLLLAKSNHVASLFRSLVCAVATSLDVLPLHEIEVSGEVRELVELLAKQARKAKMEHEPKDEHMSKSVHSILKQLEKGIEVDKNAFKEIIEYLEIKTWNESNREINLLEEEIALECSNCNEREHERDAPLLSSLLGLMSYCRVVIFETLEISNNREKSETRMSTEMITSVNPEDFRCPISLEMMTDPVTVSTGQTYDRASIKKWLKAGNTICPKTGENLSNTELVPNTTLKRLIQQFCNDNGISLSKSTNRNRDLANTILPGSAANAHAMQFVSWFLTRMLAFGTDKQKSKSAYEIRLLARSNLFNRACLIQVGTIPPLLDLLLCTDEKSTQENAISALMKLSKHATGPQHIMDSNGLKPILTVLKKGLSLEARQVAAATVFYLSSVREYRKVVGENPEVVPSLVELVNEGTTCGKRNAVVAIYGLVLVPRNQKRAIEAGVVHALVGVLGSSEKDELVAECLAVLAVLAENVEGANAILRASALSLITGMLQTASLRLGKEHCASILLSLCVNIGAEVVAVLAKDPSVMPLLYSLLTEGTSHAAKKARFLIKVLQDFSETRASGFKGSSVPQEPSLPVW, encoded by the coding sequence ATGaatcataacaataataataatctcaGTCATCAAAGGGACCGCCGTGTGCTATCACTACCGGCGGTGCACCCTTGCGAAGGGATATCTCCGGCCACCCTCATTTCCTCCCTTGTTACCCTCTCCCAGAACATATGCAACTACCAACACAGCTTCTTCGCAACACAGAGACGAAACGCAAGAGAAGCAATCCGCCAAGTCAGCAtcatcctcttcttccttctcgaAATTCAAGAACGAAGCTTACCAATCCCTCAATCCACCGTCCTCAGCCTCTCGGAACTTCACTTCACGTTTCAGAAGATCCACTTCTTGCTGCAAGATTGCGTACTTGAAGGCGCGCGTCTCTTGCTTCTCGCCAAGTCCAACCACGTGGCCTCCCTGTTTCGATCCCTAGTTTGCGCCGTGGCGACTTCCCTCGACGTTCTTCCGCTCCACGAAATCGAGGTATCCGGCGAGGTGAGGGAGCTGGTGGAGCTGCTGGCGAAGCAAGCgaggaaagcaaagatggagcaCGAACCTAAAGACGAGCACATGAGCAAGAGTGTTCATTCAATTCTAAAACAGTTGGAAAAAGGAATCGAAGTGGATAAGAATGCATTCAAAGAGATCATCGAGTACCTAGAAATCAAGACGTGGAACgagtctaacagagagataaatcttttagaaGAAGAAATCGCTTTAGAATGCAGTAACTGCAACGAGCGAGAGCATGAGCGAGACGCTCCTCTATTGAGTAGTTTGTTAGGGTTGATGAGCTACTGCAGGGTAGTGATCTTTGAAACACTAGAAATTAGCAATAACAGAGAGAAATCAGAAACGAGAATGAGCACGGAAATGATAACGTCCGTCAATCCAGAGGACTTTCGCTGCCCAATATCTCTGGAGATGATGACGGATCCCGTGACGGTTTCAACTGGACAAACGTACGACAGAGCTTCCATCAAGAAATGGCTGAAAGCAGGGAACACCATATGCCCTAAAACAGGGGAGAATCTCTCAAACACGGAACTCGTCCCAAACACAACCCTCAAGAGACTCATCCAACAGTTCTGCAATGATAACGGCATTTCCCTCTCAAAATCAACCAACCGTAACCGCGACTTAGCCAATACAATATTACCAGGCAGTGCGGCCAACGCTCACGCCATGCAGTTCGTCTCATGGTTCCTCACACGGATGCTCGCCTTCGGTACGGACAAACAGAAATCCAAATCCGCTTACGAGATTCGGTTACTTGCTAGGTCCAATCTGTTCAACAGAGCGTGCTTGATCCAAGTTGGAACAATTCCGCCTCTGCTTGATCTTCTGCTCTGTACGGACGAGAAATCCACACAGGAAAACGCAATTTCCGCGTTGATGAAGCTTTCTAAGCATGCCACTGGGCCCCAGCACATCATGGATTCTAACGGTCTGAAACCGATTCTAACGGTTTTAAAGAAAGGGCTCAGCCTCGAAGCGCGGCAAGTTGCGGCGGCTACTGTTTTCTACCTTTCATCAGTGAGAGAGTATAGAAAGGTGGTAGGGGAAAACCCTGAGGTGGTTCCTTCTCTGGTGGAGTTGGTGAATGAAGGAACCACGTGCGGGAAGAGGAATGCAGTGGTTGCGATTTATGGTTTGGTTCTTGTTCCAAGGAACCAGAAACGAGCAATCGAAGCGGGTGTCGTTCACGCGCTCGTTGGCGTGTTGGGATCGTCCGAGAAGGACGAGCTTGTAGCTGAATGTTTGGCGGTTTTGGCCGTTTTAGCTGAGAATGTGGAAGGAGCGAACGCGATTTTGCGCGCTTCGGCTCTGTCGTTAATTACTGGGATGCTCCAAACGGCGTCGTTGCGCTTGGGGAAAGAGCACTGTGCTTCAATTTTGCTTTCGCTTTGTGTTAACATTGGTGCTGAGGTTGTGGCGGTTTTGGCCAAGGACCCTTCGGTGATGCCTCTGCTTTACTCGCTTCTCACGGAAGGTACTTCCCACGCGGCGAAGAAAGCAAGGTTCCTCATCAAAGTTCTGCAGGATTTCAGTGAAACCAGAGCTTCGGGTTTCAAGGGTTCCTCTGTTCCGCAGGAACCATCGCTTCCTGTTTGGTGA